In a genomic window of Epinephelus fuscoguttatus linkage group LG23, E.fuscoguttatus.final_Chr_v1:
- the LOC125884245 gene encoding mucin-5AC-like: protein MSLYRLLCGLTVMIILSSKGCQSQHGPVCGRAVRNSRIVGGENASPGSWPWQVSLISNGTLYCSGSLINNQWVLTAAHCLTVDDLRTTEVFLGRHSQSGPNLNEVSRRLDRIQCHQSYEFLTKNNDICLLRLSVPVNFTDYIQPVCLASAESTFHTGVSSWVTGFGSTQADSFTQADILQEVNLPVVGNNECQCTHRHLTDNMICAGLKAGEKDACQGDSGGPLVTKKDSMWIQIGVVSFGEGCARPMSPGGYTRVSRYQDWIRNIIGSSEPGFVTYISSGVDSDLNFNCPTSPSGIAATTTMPSTTTTRTTPTTTTTSTTPTTKTSKAPTTTTTTTATPTTTTTSTMPTTTKSNMTPTTTTTSTMPTTSTKPTTTTTSTTPTITTSTTPTTTTTSTMLTTTTTMPATTKTRTMPTTTTSTAPTTTTSTIPTTTTTSTVPTTTTSSTPTTTMTSTTPTTTTSTTSATTTTITTPTTIVTRTMSATTTTRTMPATAKTRTTPSTTTSTTPTTAMTSTAPTTTTSTIPTTTMTSTAPTTTTSTTPTTTLTRTMAATTMTRTTPTTTTGTIPTTTTTSTAPTTTTSSTPTTTMTSTTTTTRTMPVAAETSTKPTTITSRTRPTTTTTTRTMPTTTKTRTMPTTTLTSTRLTTTTSTTPTNTATSTSPTTTTSTTPTTTITSTTPTTTVTRTMPATIKTRTVPTTTTTSTMPTTKTSIKPTTTTSTMPTTIKTSTAPTTTTISTPTTTMTSTTPTTTTTTATPTTTTTSTTPATTTSTTPTTTMTSTMPATTKTRTMPTTITTSTAPITTTSTMPTTTLTSTRLTTTTSTTPTNTATSTMPTTTTSTTPTMTTPTMTTSSTTTGTTPTTITSTKPTTTTSTKPTTTTSTKPTTTTSKTPITTTTSTKPTTTTSKTPTTTTSTTPTSTTSTMPTTTLSSTKLTTTTSTTPTTTTSTTTTTTSTSPTTTTTSTKSTTTTSSTTPSSKTSTMPTTTLTSTRLTTTTSSTPTTTTTSTMPTTTTSTIPTTTTSTTPTTTTSTMPTTTTTRTMPATTKTRTTPTTTTSTTPTTTTTSTTPTTITTTTMPATTKTRTTPTPTINKTPTTTTTSTKPTTTTTSTMHTTTKTTTTPASTTTSTFLLNTTSTHFTLLCLLVISLYGLVGDL, encoded by the exons GATGTCAGTCACAGCATGGGCCAG TTTGTGGCCGAGCTGTAAGAAACTCCAGAATTGTGGGAGGTGAAAATGCATCTCCGGGAAGTTGGCCCTGGCAAGTCAGTTTAATCTCGAATGGCACTCTCTACTGTTCAGGGTCCCTGATTAACAACCAATGGGTGTTGACGGCTGCTCACTGCTTGACAGT AGATGACCTTCGAACTACAGAAGTGTTCCTGGGCCGTCACAGCCAGTCAGGTCCAAACTTGAATGAAGTGTCACGGCGACTTGACAGGATCCAGTGCCATCAATCATATGAATTTCTGACCAAAAACAACGACATATGTCTTCTGAGGCTGTCGGTGCCAGTGAATTTTACAGACTACATACAACCGGTCTGCTTGGCCTCCGCAGAGAGCACTTTCCACACGGGGGTTAGCAGCTGGGTCACTGGTTTTGGTTCTACTCAGGCTG ATTCATTTACCCAAGCCGACATCCTGCAGGAGGTGAATTTACCAGTGGTGGGAAACAATGAGTGCCAGTGCACCCATCGCCACCTCACAGACAACATGATCTGTGCTGGGCTCAAAGCTGGAGAGAAGGATGCATGTCAG GGAGACTCAGGGGGGCCACTGGTGACCAAAAAAGATTCAATGTGGATCCAGATTGGAGTTGTGAGTTTTGGTGAGGGCTGCGCTAGGCCTATGAGTCCTGGAGGTTACACACGTGTGTCCCGGTACCAAGACTGGATCAGAAACATCATTGGCAGCAGCGAACCTGGCTTTGTTACCTACATCTCCTCAGGAGTGGACAGTGACTTAAACTTTAACTGTCCTACATCACCATCAGGCATTGCCGCAACCACCACAATGCCCAGTACTACAACAACCAGAACAACACCCACTACCACAACAACCAGCACAACGCCCACTACCAAAACCAGCAAAGCAcccaccaccacaacaaccaccACTGCGACGCCTACTACCACAACAACAAGCACAATGCCTACTACCACCAAGTCCAACATGACGCCCACTACCACAACAACCAGCACAATGCCCACAACCAGCACAAAACCTACCACCACAACAACCAGCACAACACCCACTATCACAACCAGCACAACACCCACCACCACAACGACCAGCACAATGCTCACAACAACTACAACAATGCCCGCTACCACCAAAACCAGGACAATGCCCACTACCACAACCAGCACAGCACCCACCACCACAACCAGCACAATACCCACCACCACAACGACCAGCACAGTGCCCACTACCACAACCAGCTCAACACCCACCACCACAATGACCAGCACAACACCCACTACAACAACCAGTACAACATCCGCCACCAcaacaaccatcacaacacccaCTACCATAGTAACTAGGACAATGTCAGCTACTACAACAACTAGAACAATGCCCGCGACCGCCAAAACCAGGACAACACCCTCTACCACAACCAGCACAACACCCACTACCGCAATGACCAGCACAGCgcccaccaccacaaccagCACAATACCCACCACCACAATGACCAGCACAGCACCCACTACCACAACCAGCACAACACCCACTACCACACTAACTAGAACAATGGCCGCTACCACAATGACCAGAACAACGCCGACCACCACAACCGGCACAATACCCACCACCACAACGACCAGCACAGCACCCACTACCACAACCAGCTCAACTCCCACCACCACAATGACCAGCACTACCACAACAACTAGAACAATGCCCGTGGCCGCCGAAACCAGCACAAAACCCACTACCATAACTTCCAGGACAAGGCctactacaacaacaacaaccaggaCAATGCCCACTACAACCAAAACCAGGACAATGCCCACAACCACATTAACCAGCACAAGGCTCACTACCACAACCAGCACAACACCTACCAACACAGCAACCAGTACATCACCCACTACCACAACCAGCACAACACCCACCACAACAATAACCAGCACAACACCCActaccacagtaaccagaacaATGCCCGCTACCATCAAAACCAGGACAGTGCCCACTACCACAACAACCAGCACAATGCCCACTACCAAAACCAGCATAAAGCCCACTACAACAACCAGCACAATGCCCACCACCATTAAAACCAGCACAGCGCCCACTACCACAACCATCTCAACACCCACCACCACAATGACCAGCACAACGcccaccaccacaacaaccaccGCGACGCCCACTACCACAACAACCAGCACAACGCCCGCTACCACAACCAGCACAACACCCACCACCACAATGACCAGCACAATGCCCGCTACCACCAAAACCAGGACAATGCCCACAACCATAACAACCAGCACAGCACCCATTACAACAACCAGCACAATGCCCACTACCACATTAACAAGCACAAGGCTGACTACCACAACCAGCACAACACCTACCAACACAGCAACCAGTACAATGCCCACTACCACAACCAGCACAACACCCACCATGACAACACCCACCATGACAACATCCAGCACAACTACCGGCACAACACCCACCACCATAACCAGCACAAAGCCCACTACCACAACCAGCACAAAgcccaccaccacaaccagCACAAAGCCCACTACCACAACCAGCAAAACACCCATTACCACCACAACCAGCACAAAGCCCACTACCACAACCAGCAAAACACCCACTACCACAACCAGCACAACGCCAACTTCCACAACCAGCACAATGCCCACTACCACATTGAGCAGCACAAAGCTCACTACCACAACCAGCACAACgcccaccaccacaaccagcacaacaaccacaacaaccaGCACAtcacccaccaccaccacaaccagcACAAAGTCCACTACCACAACAAGCAGCACAACGCCCAGTTCCAAAACCAGCACAATGCCCACTACCACATTAACCAGCACAAGGCTCACTACCACAACCAGCTCAACACCCACCACCACAACGACCAGTACAATGCCCACTACCACAACCAGTACAATACCTACTACCACAACCAGCACAAcacccaccacaacaaccaGCACAATGCCCACTACCACAACAACCAGAACAATGCCCGCTACCACCAAAACCAGGACAACACCCACTACCACAACCAGCACAACAcccaccaccacaacaaccagTACAACGCCTACTACCATAACAACCACAACAATGCCTGCTACCACCAAAACCAGGACAACACCCACTCCCACAATCAACAAAACACCCACTACCACAACAACCAGCACAAAGCCCACTACCACAACAACCAGCACAATGCACACTACCACAAAAACTACCACAACACCCGCTAGCACCACAACCTCAACATTCCTGCTTAACACAACATCCACTCACTTTACCTTACTCTGTCTTCTGGTGATTTCACTGTATGGGCTGGTTGGTGACTTATGA
- the LOC125884398 gene encoding serine protease 27-like, which yields MALYQFLCGLTVMIILSSKGCQSQHGPVCGRAVRNSRIVGGENASPGSWPWQVSLISNGTLYCSGSLINNQWVLTAAHCLTVHDLQTTEVFLGRHSQSGPNLNEVSRRLDMIQCHPSYRFLTHDNDICLLRLSAPVNFTDYIQPVCLASAGSTFHTGVSSWVTGFGFTQADSFTQADILQEVNLPVVGNNECQCTHRHLTSNMICAGFTAGGRDACQGDSGGPLVTKNDSVWIQFGVVSFGEGCGEAMSPGVYTRVSEYQDWITNITGGSELGFVTYISSGVDSDFYFYCPLSPSPFPFHTFNFTTICKGCDKGGGSVFDSGENVIHFSHLTHFTSLCLLLISLYVLVGDV from the exons ATGGCTCTTTACCAGTTTCTATGTGGTCTTACTGTGATGATCATTCTCTCATCCAAAG GATGTCAATCACAGCATGGGCCAG TTTGTGGCAGAGCTGTAAGAAACTCCAGAATTGTGGGAGGTGAAAATGCATCTCCGGGAAGTTGGCCCTGGCAAGTCAGTTTAATCTCGAACGGCACTCTCTACTGTTCAGGGTCCCTGATTAACAACCAGTGGGTGTTGACGGCTGCTCACTGCTTGACAGT ACATGACCTTCAAACGACAGAAGTGTTCCTGGGCCGCCACAGCCAGTCAGGTCCAAACTTGAATGAAGTGTCACGGCGACTTGACATGATCCAGTGCCATCCATCATACAGATTTCTGACCCATGACAACGACATATGTCTTCTGAGGCTGTCGGCGCCGGTGAATTTTACGGACTACATACAACCAGTCTGCTTGGCCTCCGCAGGGAGCACTTTCCACACGGGGGTTAGCAGCTGGGTCACTGGTTTTGGTTTTACTCAGGCTG ATTCATTCACCCAAGCCGACATCCTGCAGGAAGTGAATTTACCAGTGGTGGGAAACAATGAGTGCCAGTGTACCCATCGCCACCTCACAAGCAACATGATCTGTGCTGGGTTCACAGCTGGAGGGAGGGATGCATGTCAG GGAGACTCAGGGGGGCCACTGGTGACCAAAAACGATTCAGTGTGGATCCAGTTTGGAGTTGTGAGTTTTGGTGAGGGCTGTGGCGAGGCTATGAGTCCTGGAGTTTACACACGTGTGTCCGAGTACCAGGACTGGATCACCAACATCACTGGCGGCAGCGAACTTGGCTTTGTTACCTACATCTCCTCAGGAGTGGACAGCGACTTCTACTTTTACTGTCCTCTATCACCATCACCATTCCCATTTCACACATTCAACTTCACCACCATTTGCAAGGGCTGTGATAAGGGTGGTGGCAGCGTATTTGACAGTGGTGAAAATGTGATCCATTTCTCCCACCTCACTCACTTCACCTCACTCTGTCTTCTACTTATTTCACTCTATGTGCTGGTTGGTGACGTGTAA